The following nucleotide sequence is from Flavobacterium sp. N1736.
ATCAAAAAACTTACCTTCTTATAAAATTCCATCTCATTTTATCAACGGATTAATTACGGTTATTTTTGGCGGTTCAACGGGAATCGAAGTTTCAACCGTTGTCGCAACAGCGACAATTGGTTCTGTAGCGCAGCAAAAAGAAAATGTATTTCGCCAATACAAAACCGAATTAATTTGTGCGGGTGTTGCAGCCGGAGTTACCGCTTTATTTAGTTCTCCAATTGCCGGAATTTTATTTGCTCTCGAAGTTATTTCGCGAAAAGTAACCCGTGCTTTTATCATTTCAAATATAATTGCGGTTTCAGTTGCTTTTGGATTGCTTTCTATTTTAAACGAAGAACCTTTATTTAATGTTGCCATTACAACCTGGCATTTAAGGGCGATTCCGTACTTTGTACTTTTAGGAATTTTAGCCGGAATAAATTCGGTTTATTTAACGCGCTGCGTTTTGTTTTTTAAATCTCAATTTGGAAAAATTGGAACTCATTATTATAAAATATTAATTGGATCAACGGTTTTAAGTATTTCTCTTTTTATTTTTCCACAGTTATATGGCGAAGGTTATCATGCCATAAAAGGAATATTTGCTAATACATCAGAAATTCCGCTAACGCTAACTTTAGCTTTTACTTTCATCGGAATTCTGCTTTTAAAACCTATTGTAACTTCTATAACATTAGCTTCCGGAGGCGACGGCGGTGTTTTTGCTCCGAGTCTTTTTATTGGTGCTTTTTTAGGATTGTTACTGGCATCTGTTTTAAATACATTTTTTCATATAAATGTAATTCCCGTTAATTTCATGATTATCGGAATGGCTGCTGTTTTAAGCGCCAGTATTCATGCGCCTTTTACGGCAATATTTTTAGTTTGCGGGTTAACAAATGACTACACTTTATTTTTACCGATTTTGGTAGTTTGCCTAATTTCAAAATACACTGCAAAAATGATTTATCCTTTTACCGTTTATTCCTATTCACCAAGTTTAATAAAGTAAAAAAATATTTTTTCTTCAAAATATTACACAAGTTGTCACAGATAATTAATCTTTAAATCTGTGGCAGAAAATAATTAAAATAATACCACATAATGCCTACTCAAAAAATAAAAAGAAGCTACAGAAAAACGCGCTACATTCTTTACAAAGAAACTTTAATCGATTTTAAAGAACACTTTTGGTCTTTTATAGGATCGTTTGTTGGTATCGGAATTTTGGCTTATGTGCAATCGATTCATTTTTCAGGAAATGATGCTGTTTATTTAATTGGTTCGTTTGGTGCTTCGAGTGTTTTGGTTTACGGAATTATTCAAAGTCCGTTTTCTCAGCCTCGAAATTTGGTTGGCGGACATGTTATCTCTGCTTTTATTGGTGTAACAGT
It contains:
- a CDS encoding chloride channel protein, with amino-acid sequence MNKTAQIKKNHQFIKFRKLVIVSILIGFLSAFLGISLKKITEYYEEIFFHEVSVNPLFYILFPVFGLSVIYFLRQYLFKKKENKGIKEVFESTQSKSKNLPSYKIPSHFINGLITVIFGGSTGIEVSTVVATATIGSVAQQKENVFRQYKTELICAGVAAGVTALFSSPIAGILFALEVISRKVTRAFIISNIIAVSVAFGLLSILNEEPLFNVAITTWHLRAIPYFVLLGILAGINSVYLTRCVLFFKSQFGKIGTHYYKILIGSTVLSISLFIFPQLYGEGYHAIKGIFANTSEIPLTLTLAFTFIGILLLKPIVTSITLASGGDGGVFAPSLFIGAFLGLLLASVLNTFFHINVIPVNFMIIGMAAVLSASIHAPFTAIFLVCGLTNDYTLFLPILVVCLISKYTAKMIYPFTVYSYSPSLIK